A single genomic interval of Candidatus Methylomirabilota bacterium harbors:
- the coaBC gene encoding bifunctional phosphopantothenoylcysteine decarboxylase/phosphopantothenate--cysteine ligase CoaBC, whose translation MALQSKELILGVSGSIAAYKAVYLLRELTRLGARVTVCMTEHARAFVGPLTFRTLSGRPVLVDLLDPQSSEAVEHIALAERADALVVAPATANLLAKAAGGLADDFLTTLLLAARGPVLMAPAMDGAMWTHPAVMANVVRLRERGITVLDPDTGDLASGLSGQGRLPEIDHIVEALLGLLHPQRDLTGDRVLVTAGPTREPIDPVRYISNRSSGKMGYGLAIAARRRGAQVTLISGPTALTPPAGVVFVPVQTAEDMREAVLQHLTGATIVVKAAAVADYRAKRVEPVKMKGKHEISLDLQPNPDILAEVVARRTGAFIVGFAAETHEVAANARMKLASKGIDLLVANDVSQHGIGFDAEDNQVLLIDRWGGERALPRMPKTAVADAILSHVLTLRAAATRTTDRVPR comes from the coding sequence ATGGCGCTGCAGAGCAAAGAGCTGATCCTGGGGGTGAGTGGCTCGATCGCCGCCTACAAGGCGGTCTATCTGCTGCGGGAGCTGACCCGGCTCGGCGCCCGCGTCACCGTCTGCATGACGGAGCACGCCCGGGCCTTCGTGGGGCCCCTGACCTTTCGCACGCTGTCGGGGCGCCCCGTCCTCGTCGATCTGCTGGATCCGCAAAGCAGCGAGGCCGTCGAGCACATCGCGCTGGCCGAGCGCGCCGATGCGCTGGTGGTCGCGCCGGCCACGGCGAACCTCCTGGCCAAGGCCGCCGGGGGGCTCGCCGACGATTTCCTCACGACGCTGCTGCTGGCCGCGCGGGGCCCGGTGCTGATGGCCCCGGCCATGGACGGGGCGATGTGGACCCATCCGGCGGTGATGGCGAACGTCGTCCGGTTGCGTGAGCGCGGCATCACGGTGCTCGATCCTGACACCGGCGACCTGGCCTCCGGGCTGAGCGGCCAGGGCCGTTTGCCCGAGATCGATCACATCGTCGAGGCTCTGCTGGGCCTGCTGCATCCTCAGCGCGACCTCACCGGCGATCGGGTGCTGGTGACGGCCGGGCCCACCCGGGAGCCCATCGATCCGGTCCGTTACATCTCCAACCGTTCGTCCGGCAAGATGGGCTACGGGCTGGCGATCGCGGCGCGGCGGCGGGGCGCCCAGGTCACGCTGATCTCCGGGCCCACCGCGCTCACGCCGCCGGCCGGCGTCGTCTTCGTGCCGGTGCAGACGGCCGAGGACATGCGCGAGGCGGTCCTGCAACACCTGACGGGAGCCACCATCGTCGTGAAGGCGGCGGCCGTCGCCGACTACCGCGCCAAGCGCGTCGAGCCGGTAAAGATGAAGGGCAAGCACGAGATCAGCCTCGACCTGCAGCCGAATCCCGACATCCTCGCCGAGGTGGTGGCGCGACGCACGGGCGCGTTCATCGTGGGCTTCGCCGCCGAGACCCACGAGGTCGCGGCCAACGCCCGGATGAAGCTCGCCAGCAAGGGCATCGACCTGTTGGTCGCCAACGACGTGAGCCAGCACGGCATCGGGTTCGATGCCGAGGACAACCAGGTGCTCCTCATCGACCGCTGGGGCGGTGAGCGCGCGCTCCCCCGCATGCCGAAGACGGCTGTTGCCGACGCCATCCTGAGTCACGTGCTCACGCTTCGGGCTGCGGCGACGCGGACCACCGACCGGGTACCGCGATAA
- the rpoZ gene encoding DNA-directed RNA polymerase subunit omega, which yields MAFPSLESALNKVSNRYLLVVLSAKRARQINRGAPPRVETKYRKPTSTALEEISQAKVEYRVKDDSDSKA from the coding sequence ATGGCGTTTCCCTCTCTGGAAAGTGCGTTGAACAAGGTCTCGAACCGTTACCTGCTCGTAGTGCTCTCGGCCAAGCGCGCCCGGCAGATCAACCGGGGCGCCCCCCCGCGCGTCGAGACGAAGTATCGGAAGCCGACCAGCACGGCGCTGGAGGAGATCTCGCAGGCGAAGGTCGAATACCGCGTGAAGGACGACAGCGACAGCAAAGCGTGA
- the gmk gene encoding guanylate kinase, which translates to MRRRGALFVVSAPSGAGKTTLCREARRLLPDLAYSVSYTTRAPRPGEIEGTDFHFVTEAVFQDLRARGEFAEWATVHGNLYGTRARILEAAWREGRDILLDIDTQGAAQLRRRYPEAVLVFIVAPSMAELEQRLRERRSDAAGEITRRLDRAREEIRMWRQYDYLIVNRDVKDAVEQLTAIIMAERSRTFRLTLTLPDVIDTRTEDC; encoded by the coding sequence ATTCGACGCCGGGGCGCGCTGTTTGTCGTATCGGCGCCCTCGGGGGCGGGCAAGACGACGCTGTGCCGCGAGGCCCGCCGGCTGCTGCCCGATCTCGCCTACTCGGTGTCGTACACGACCCGCGCGCCCCGACCGGGCGAGATCGAGGGCACGGACTTCCATTTCGTCACCGAGGCCGTCTTCCAGGACCTGCGGGCCCGCGGTGAGTTCGCCGAGTGGGCCACCGTGCACGGCAACCTCTACGGCACCCGGGCGAGGATTCTCGAAGCGGCGTGGCGTGAAGGACGCGACATCCTGCTCGACATCGACACCCAGGGCGCGGCGCAGCTCCGCCGCCGCTATCCCGAGGCCGTGCTGGTGTTCATCGTGGCCCCCTCGATGGCCGAACTCGAGCAGCGGCTGCGCGAGCGCCGCTCCGATGCGGCCGGCGAGATCACCCGCCGGCTGGATCGCGCGCGCGAGGAGATCAGGATGTGGCGACAGTACGACTATCTGATTGTGAACCGAGACGTGAAGGACGCCGTGGAGCAGCTCACCGCCATCATCATGGCCGAGCGCTCGCGGACCTTCCGACTCACCCTGACACTGCCCGACGTGATCGACACCCGCACGGAGGATTGCTGA
- a CDS encoding YicC/YloC family endoribonuclease has product MTGFGRAEIADDASLITVEARSVNHRHLDIALRLPAALATLELEVRRLVQARLERGRIDVTVQLTPTTGAPAQDVRINTALARRYYEAAQALAGGLGLGDEGLLRWLLERPGVVESREAIAADPDRLGPLLARGITEALDALVVKREAEGTALTAELRALLAELSGRLTTMATRAPQAAARRGERLRERLRTLLGDVPLDEARILTEVAVWAQKTDVTEEITRLRVHVDEFALTLDKGGPAGRGLDFLLQEMNREVNTLAAKADDLELSQAALAAKGLLEKMREQVQNLE; this is encoded by the coding sequence ATGACCGGGTTCGGCAGGGCCGAGATCGCCGACGACGCGAGCCTCATCACCGTCGAGGCGCGTTCGGTGAACCACCGTCATCTCGATATCGCCCTCCGGCTACCCGCCGCGCTGGCCACGCTCGAGCTCGAGGTCCGACGACTGGTCCAGGCGCGGCTCGAACGCGGTCGCATCGACGTGACGGTGCAGCTTACGCCAACCACCGGGGCGCCGGCTCAGGACGTCCGGATCAACACGGCGCTGGCCCGCCGCTACTACGAGGCGGCGCAGGCCCTGGCCGGCGGCCTCGGACTCGGCGACGAGGGACTGCTCCGCTGGCTTCTCGAGCGCCCGGGCGTCGTGGAGTCGCGCGAGGCCATCGCCGCCGATCCCGATCGCCTGGGGCCGCTGCTCGCTCGCGGCATCACCGAGGCCCTGGACGCGCTCGTCGTGAAACGGGAGGCCGAGGGCACCGCCCTGACCGCCGAGCTACGGGCGCTGCTCGCCGAGTTGAGCGGCCGCCTGACCACGATGGCGACGCGGGCGCCGCAGGCAGCGGCCCGCCGCGGTGAGCGGTTGCGCGAGCGGCTGCGGACGTTGCTGGGGGACGTCCCGCTGGACGAGGCGCGAATCCTGACCGAGGTCGCCGTGTGGGCCCAGAAGACCGACGTGACAGAGGAGATCACGCGCCTGCGCGTCCACGTGGACGAGTTCGCACTGACGCTGGACAAGGGCGGACCAGCGGGGCGGGGCCTGGATTTCCTGCTGCAGGAGATGAACCGGGAAGTGAACACGCTGGCGGCCAAGGCCGACGACCTCGAGCTGTCTCAGGCGGCCCTGGCCGCCAAAGGCCTCCTCGAGAAGATGCGCGAGCAGGTGCAGAACCTTGAATAG
- a CDS encoding MoxR family ATPase → MADSRDGIRRLESTLSRCILGKPEVVRLAVVGLLARGHVLIEDAPGVGKTTLAAALARSIRGRFQRIQFTSDMLPSDILGVSVWQPDRGQFVFKPGPVFANVVLADEINRTTPKTQSSLLEAMNESQVSIDHATYPLPRPFMVLATQNPHEYEGTYPLPESQLDRFLLRIRVGYPEAADEKAILRGQAAPPEVVEPVLSGPEVAVLQGQTEQVGIDESVLDYLMALVAATRASTLLALGVSPRGSRSLLRAAQASALADGRDYVVPDDVKRLAIPVLAHRVLPRAGGVDGDAAIRSIAEEVAVPR, encoded by the coding sequence GTGGCCGATTCGCGTGATGGCATCCGGCGTCTGGAGAGCACCCTCAGTCGGTGCATCCTGGGCAAGCCCGAGGTGGTCCGGCTGGCGGTGGTCGGGCTGCTGGCGCGGGGCCATGTCCTGATCGAGGACGCTCCCGGCGTCGGTAAGACGACGCTGGCGGCGGCGCTGGCCCGTTCGATCCGCGGTCGCTTTCAGCGTATTCAGTTCACCTCCGACATGCTGCCCTCCGACATCCTCGGTGTCAGCGTCTGGCAGCCGGACCGAGGACAGTTCGTGTTCAAGCCGGGCCCGGTGTTCGCCAACGTGGTGCTGGCCGACGAGATCAACCGCACGACACCGAAGACCCAGTCCAGCCTGCTCGAGGCCATGAACGAGTCGCAGGTTTCCATCGACCACGCCACGTACCCGCTCCCCCGGCCCTTCATGGTGCTGGCCACGCAGAATCCACACGAGTACGAAGGGACGTATCCGCTGCCCGAGTCTCAGCTCGATCGCTTCCTGCTCCGCATCCGCGTCGGTTACCCCGAGGCCGCCGACGAGAAGGCGATCCTGCGCGGCCAGGCGGCGCCGCCCGAAGTGGTCGAGCCGGTCCTGAGCGGGCCGGAGGTGGCCGTGCTGCAGGGCCAGACCGAGCAAGTGGGGATCGACGAATCGGTGCTCGATTATCTGATGGCCCTGGTGGCGGCGACTCGGGCCTCCACCCTGCTCGCCCTGGGCGTGAGCCCACGCGGCTCGCGGTCGTTGTTGCGGGCCGCCCAAGCCTCGGCGCTGGCTGACGGCCGGGACTACGTGGTGCCCGATGACGTCAAGCGCCTGGCCATCCCCGTGCTGGCCCACCGTGTGCTTCCCCGGGCCGGCGGGGTCGACGGCGACGCCGCCATCCGGAGCATCGCCGAGGAGGTCGCCGTCCCGCGGTGA
- a CDS encoding DUF58 domain-containing protein — MSRAFWWPPRFLRPHRTIHPTREGWWCLLAAMGLGLTAVNSGNNLLYLLESMLLGLVIVSGVLSECSMRRLRLSPVLPEEVYAGRAALLGARVANAKRRVPARSIALQIVGSERTVSVPRLAPGADRLVTWEHTFAGRGRQRLPGVRVTTRFPFGLFVKAGPIELDAEVLVFPAVTPVTGERPDPAASHGGSTTRRRGRGADLHNLREYRDGDDPRLIHWRVTAKTGMTMVRELAADTTHDVCLVLRGRGDDAARLEHGLSRAASLAVHFLRGGAAVGLAGPGVLVPTGRGREQGRRILTALALYAPPSSPPDTGNLAGRETRPPGRVVPVELD; from the coding sequence GTGAGCCGGGCATTCTGGTGGCCGCCGCGCTTCCTCCGGCCGCACCGGACGATCCATCCCACTCGCGAGGGATGGTGGTGCCTCCTGGCGGCCATGGGCCTGGGCCTCACCGCCGTGAACAGCGGCAACAATCTCCTTTACCTCCTCGAGTCCATGCTGCTGGGACTCGTGATCGTGTCCGGGGTGCTGTCGGAGTGCTCGATGCGCCGCCTCCGCCTTTCTCCCGTGCTGCCGGAGGAGGTCTACGCCGGCCGGGCCGCCCTACTGGGTGCTCGCGTCGCGAACGCCAAGCGGCGTGTGCCGGCCCGCTCCATCGCGCTGCAGATCGTCGGCAGCGAGCGCACGGTCTCGGTGCCCCGGCTCGCCCCCGGCGCCGACCGGCTGGTGACCTGGGAGCACACCTTTGCCGGGCGCGGCCGCCAGCGCTTGCCCGGCGTACGGGTCACCACGCGCTTCCCGTTCGGCCTCTTCGTCAAGGCCGGTCCCATCGAGCTGGACGCCGAGGTGCTCGTGTTTCCCGCTGTCACCCCGGTCACGGGCGAGCGGCCCGATCCGGCTGCGAGCCACGGGGGATCGACGACGCGGCGGCGCGGCCGGGGCGCCGACCTCCACAACCTTCGCGAGTATCGCGATGGGGACGACCCGCGACTGATCCACTGGCGGGTGACCGCCAAGACGGGCATGACGATGGTGCGCGAGCTGGCGGCCGACACCACGCACGACGTGTGTCTGGTGCTGCGCGGTCGCGGCGACGATGCCGCGCGGCTTGAGCACGGACTCAGCCGGGCCGCGTCACTGGCCGTTCACTTCCTCAGGGGCGGTGCCGCCGTCGGTCTGGCCGGCCCCGGCGTCCTGGTGCCGACCGGGCGCGGACGTGAGCAGGGCCGGCGGATCCTGACCGCCCTGGCGCTGTACGCGCCACCATCGTCGCCGCCGGACACGGGGAACCTCGCGGGCCGTGAGACCCGGCCACCGGGACGTGTGGTCCCGGTGGAGTTGGACTGA
- a CDS encoding DUF3488 and transglutaminase-like domain-containing protein, with amino-acid sequence MSAEQALRLTAFLVVALGIMALGVADLIGPVGIALAGLTLVGGSWLRARIGRSGSVDSLLTAAVAAFAVMDVLYLAGRVFDALVRFLVLLVLLRLLTARTSREHRDAALLAFFMPVASAAVSLGVWFSLVFVGFLVAGTMLLVLGHELAEAERSGGPGVARALPAGRGMLTLGLTAATASLLVTLGLFFVIPRIGEATLALTAPSRRMIVGFSDRVELGAIGELEADSSVAMRIRVGDAEMPPYLLSELRWRGVALDYFDGHAWTLSRRRRAPLGRRPAGEVEPGGIPGRGHLLTQEVFLEPIGTDTLFAVPRAMRVRAPAGVVLVDDMGALSLPHAASRLEYTVESVVGGRVLERLGSAAQGRFLQLPPVAPRITALAREITRGSTGPAAAARALTEYLRRDFKYTLTLERTTTLEPLEDFLFARRAGNCEYFASALAVMLRSIGIPARVVTGFQRGEWNPYGEYFLVRMSDAHAWVEAYVAGSGWLTFDPSPRDERVTATWAGASLFLDALRLRWQRYIVNWSGQDQLAAAATVRQAAGAWKHWRAHWPQGQSPWLWPALVPAVGLIAWWAWRRRPAAARGRRAPDFYRRALRVLARRGLRPERGETAREFAVRVGHTAPAQAGGFAGITAAYEAVRFGARGLAACEQAEVEEWLGHLARPGNDLTKSMSHRL; translated from the coding sequence GTGTCCGCTGAGCAGGCGCTCCGGCTCACCGCGTTCCTGGTGGTGGCCTTGGGCATCATGGCCCTCGGCGTCGCCGACCTCATCGGCCCGGTGGGAATCGCGCTGGCCGGCCTCACCCTCGTCGGCGGGAGCTGGCTGCGGGCGCGCATCGGTCGGTCCGGGTCGGTGGACTCGCTGCTCACCGCCGCCGTTGCCGCGTTCGCCGTGATGGATGTGCTCTACCTGGCCGGGCGGGTGTTCGACGCGCTGGTGCGGTTCCTGGTGCTCCTCGTCCTGCTGCGGCTGCTCACGGCCCGGACGTCTCGCGAGCACCGCGATGCCGCGCTGCTGGCGTTCTTCATGCCGGTCGCCTCGGCGGCGGTGTCTCTCGGCGTCTGGTTCTCACTCGTCTTCGTGGGCTTCCTGGTGGCCGGCACGATGTTGCTGGTCCTTGGCCACGAGCTGGCCGAGGCCGAGCGAAGCGGCGGCCCGGGAGTCGCGCGGGCGCTGCCCGCCGGCCGCGGCATGCTCACCCTCGGCCTCACGGCGGCGACGGCGTCGTTGCTGGTGACGCTTGGGTTGTTCTTCGTCATCCCGCGCATCGGCGAGGCGACGCTGGCGTTGACCGCGCCCAGCCGTCGGATGATCGTCGGATTCAGCGACCGGGTTGAGCTGGGGGCCATCGGCGAGCTCGAGGCGGACAGCAGCGTGGCCATGCGAATCCGCGTGGGCGACGCCGAGATGCCTCCGTATCTCCTGAGTGAGCTCCGGTGGCGGGGCGTAGCCCTCGACTACTTCGACGGCCACGCCTGGACCCTCTCGCGGCGACGGCGAGCGCCGCTGGGGCGACGACCGGCCGGTGAGGTCGAGCCGGGCGGGATTCCTGGCCGCGGACACCTCCTGACCCAGGAGGTCTTTCTCGAACCGATCGGCACCGACACCTTGTTCGCCGTCCCCAGGGCCATGCGGGTGCGCGCGCCGGCGGGGGTCGTTCTCGTCGACGACATGGGCGCGCTGTCCCTGCCGCACGCCGCCAGCCGCCTGGAATACACGGTGGAGTCGGTCGTGGGCGGGCGGGTGCTCGAACGACTCGGCTCGGCCGCGCAAGGCCGGTTCCTGCAGCTCCCGCCCGTGGCCCCGCGGATCACCGCCCTGGCCCGCGAGATCACCCGGGGCAGCACGGGGCCGGCGGCTGCGGCTCGCGCTCTGACGGAATACCTCCGCCGGGATTTCAAGTACACGCTTACTCTGGAACGCACGACCACGCTGGAGCCGCTCGAGGATTTCCTCTTCGCCCGTCGGGCCGGGAACTGCGAGTATTTCGCCTCCGCGCTGGCGGTCATGCTGCGCTCGATCGGCATTCCGGCCCGGGTGGTGACCGGGTTCCAGCGCGGTGAGTGGAATCCCTACGGCGAGTATTTCCTGGTTCGCATGTCCGATGCCCACGCCTGGGTCGAGGCCTACGTCGCCGGCTCCGGCTGGCTGACCTTCGACCCCTCACCCCGCGACGAGCGCGTGACCGCGACGTGGGCCGGGGCCAGCCTCTTCCTGGACGCCCTCCGCCTGCGCTGGCAACGCTACATCGTGAACTGGAGCGGCCAGGACCAACTGGCGGCCGCGGCGACGGTCCGCCAGGCGGCGGGCGCGTGGAAGCACTGGCGCGCCCACTGGCCGCAGGGGCAGTCACCGTGGCTCTGGCCGGCCCTGGTCCCCGCGGTGGGGCTGATCGCCTGGTGGGCCTGGCGCCGCCGGCCGGCGGCCGCACGGGGCCGGCGGGCGCCCGACTTCTACCGGCGAGCGCTTCGCGTGTTGGCCCGCCGGGGCTTGCGCCCTGAGCGTGGCGAGACGGCCCGGGAGTTCGCCGTCCGCGTCGGCCACACCGCCCCGGCCCAGGCCGGGGGGTTTGCCGGCATCACCGCCGCCTACGAGGCCGTTCGGTTCGGAGCCCGGGGGCTGGCTGCGTGCGAGCAGGCGGAGGTGGAGGAATGGCTGGGGCATCTCGCGCGGCCGGGCAATGACCTCACGAAATCGATGAGCCATCGGCTATAA
- a CDS encoding carboxypeptidase-like regulatory domain-containing protein, which produces MLGITAGLVSISGALYSSMNGGTPPAPGEVLAIVHQTRSQTPVAGAVVEVYTEGDALLTTLSARDKGRVHHALREGDYKLRVSHPRYGVEVRQVQVQAHETSEIRIAMMPRVPEPSPATATATDSPLKRFFRKLGLD; this is translated from the coding sequence GTGCTCGGCATCACGGCCGGGCTCGTCTCGATCAGCGGGGCGCTGTACTCTTCGATGAACGGCGGCACGCCCCCGGCGCCGGGAGAGGTCCTGGCCATCGTGCACCAGACTCGTTCGCAGACGCCCGTGGCCGGCGCCGTCGTGGAGGTCTACACGGAGGGTGATGCACTGCTGACGACGCTCAGCGCGCGCGACAAGGGGCGCGTCCATCATGCCCTTCGGGAGGGAGACTACAAGCTCAGAGTATCCCACCCGCGCTATGGCGTCGAAGTCCGGCAGGTGCAGGTGCAGGCGCACGAGACATCCGAGATCCGGATCGCGATGATGCCGCGCGTCCCCGAGCCTTCGCCGGCCACGGCGACCGCTACCGACAGCCCGCTCAAGCGGTTCTTCCGGAAGCTCGGCCTCGATTGA
- the pyrE gene encoding orotate phosphoribosyltransferase: MTERETLALYEKTGGLLRGHFRLTSGLHSDLYLQSALVLQYPELATRLGLALAAPFREAGVGAVLAPAIGGIVVAHEVARALGTRALFTERVDGVMSLRRGFSVSAGERCLVVEDVITTGGSTREVVACVGAQGGVAVGVGALIDRSGGAARFSVPHHALARVSASTWSAESCPLCRTGSPAVKPGSRS, encoded by the coding sequence ATGACGGAACGCGAGACGCTGGCCCTCTACGAAAAGACGGGCGGTCTTCTCCGCGGTCACTTCCGCCTGACCTCGGGCCTGCATTCCGACCTGTATCTGCAGTCAGCGCTCGTGCTGCAGTATCCGGAGCTCGCCACCCGGCTGGGGCTGGCCCTGGCCGCCCCGTTCCGCGAGGCCGGTGTGGGGGCCGTGCTGGCGCCGGCCATCGGCGGCATCGTGGTGGCGCACGAGGTGGCCCGCGCGCTCGGCACCCGGGCCCTCTTCACCGAGCGCGTGGACGGCGTCATGAGCCTGCGTCGCGGGTTCTCGGTGAGCGCGGGCGAACGCTGTCTCGTCGTCGAGGACGTGATCACGACGGGCGGGTCCACGCGCGAGGTGGTCGCGTGCGTCGGCGCGCAGGGTGGCGTGGCCGTCGGCGTCGGGGCGCTCATCGACCGGAGCGGAGGCGCCGCCCGCTTCAGCGTTCCCCATCACGCGCTGGCGCGCGTGAGCGCCAGCACCTGGTCGGCGGAAAGCTGCCCGCTGTGCCGGACGGGCAGCCCGGCCGTCAAGCCGGGTAGCCGAAGCTGA
- the pyrF gene encoding orotidine-5'-phosphate decarboxylase, producing the protein MTPRSIDPSERVLVALDVSTLADAAAMLDRLHGILSGCKIGNQLFTAAGPAAIEAARKRGYRVFLDLKFHDIPNTVAGAVREATRLGVFMLNVHASGGSAMLRAAAEAATGAAKEFGVPRPLCLGVTVLTSLDRRALEAELGVSSTVPAQVLHLARLCRQAGLDGCVASPREIGLLRRNLGSGWVIVTPGIRGGPAANVTSALDRGRSDDQVRTATAAVAIRAGADYLVVGRPITSAPDPAAAAQALLATCAPA; encoded by the coding sequence GTGACTCCTCGCTCGATCGATCCCAGCGAGCGCGTCCTGGTGGCGCTCGACGTGTCGACGCTCGCCGACGCCGCGGCCATGCTCGACCGGTTGCACGGGATCCTGAGCGGCTGCAAGATCGGCAACCAGCTCTTCACGGCCGCCGGGCCGGCGGCGATCGAGGCGGCCCGGAAGCGTGGGTACCGCGTCTTTCTCGACCTCAAATTCCACGACATCCCCAACACGGTGGCGGGGGCGGTGCGCGAGGCCACACGCCTGGGCGTCTTCATGCTGAACGTCCACGCCAGCGGCGGCTCGGCCATGCTGCGCGCGGCCGCCGAGGCCGCGACCGGCGCCGCCAAGGAGTTCGGCGTGCCGCGTCCTCTCTGCCTCGGTGTCACGGTGCTCACGAGCCTCGACCGGCGTGCGCTCGAGGCGGAGCTGGGCGTGAGTAGCACCGTGCCCGCGCAGGTCCTCCATCTCGCCCGGCTCTGCCGCCAGGCGGGGCTGGACGGCTGCGTCGCCTCACCACGCGAGATCGGGCTGCTCCGGCGCAACCTCGGGAGCGGCTGGGTGATCGTGACGCCGGGAATTCGCGGGGGCCCCGCGGCCAACGTCACGTCGGCGCTCGACCGGGGGCGGAGCGACGATCAGGTGAGAACGGCGACGGCGGCGGTGGCGATTCGCGCCGGCGCCGACTACCTCGTGGTGGGCCGCCCCATCACCAGCGCCCCCGACCCGGCCGCCGCCGCCCAAGCGCTCCTGGCCACGTGCGCGCCCGCATGA